The following is a genomic window from Treponema pallidum subsp. pallidum str. Nichols.
CGGTGCGTTGATGATAGCTGAGCGCGGCGTTAGGGCATCTGCGCGCGGTGTGCTCTCGCTTCACCATATTGGGAAAACCTACCCGCGCGTGATGCCGCGTTCAAAGCGCGGGGTCTGGGGTATGTTCGGTCACCCTGGCAGGCGCGCAGTCGACGATGCGCACACAGCGCATGGCCCGTGTTCGGGCGCGCGTGAGACGGACGCCGCTGAGCACAGCGTGCTCAGCGATGTGAATCTTTCCTTTTTTACCGGTGAAATTCACGCGTTGTTGGGAAAAAATGGTGCAGGAAAATCCACGCTTGCGCATATTCTTTCGGGCTTTTGCGTGCCGACGCATGGGCAGCTCCGTCTGGATGGAAAGGAGCAGCGCTTCTCCGTACCCTTCGATGCGCTCCGTGCAGGAATTGGCATAGTGCACCAGCAACCGGTATTTGCAGAACGCGCAACAGTATTTGAAAATGTAGTGATGGGTAGTGCTGCACTCACCGGCGTGCGGTGGGTGCGCCGTGCACAGGTGAGAGAACGCATAGATCGCATTATCGCCCAGTGGCGTATGCCCTTGAAGAAGGAAGAATACGTTGCATGTTTGAGTGCAGACAAGCGGTTTTTTGTATCGTTGCTCTGTGTATTGTTTCGCAATCCGCGTTTCATCATCCTGGATGAGCCGCGGTGTGCTCCGGCGCAATCGCGTGCGGTTTTCTTTTCTCATCTTGAAGAGTTTTTTGTGCGTTCTTCGCACGCGCCCCGGTGTGGTGGCGGAGTGATAGTAGTGACGCACCGATTTGCTGATGCATTGCGATGGGCACAGCGTATTTCTTTGATAGAAGGGGGAAAAGCGTGCAGTTTTCTGCGTACGGATCTTTTAGACGAATACTGTTCTGCGCATCAGGTGAATGAATGTATTCAGAAAGTGTCCTGTGCGCTCATGTCCGCATCAACGGTGACTTCTTCTGCCGTAAGTTCTTTTTCCTCTCTGTCAGATACCCAGTCGTGCGCAACTGTGCCGCGCACATCTTCTGCTCGTCCTTGGGTGTTGCGCGTTGAGTCGCTGCAGGTGAGTAAACACGCAGACGTTCCGCTCACAGATATTTCGTTTTCTGTGGCCGCATCTGCTATCATAGGGATAGTCGGTACGCCAGAAGATGGTGTGCACGTATTGGAAGATATACTGTGTGATATGCACGCTGGGGCGTCGCGTACGCACTGCACCGGGAATATTCTTTTGCAGGAGCACGATCAGGTGTGGTGTCTCCCCCTCCAGCGCAATACGCCCTCGCTGCTGCGGGCACACGGGGTTGCGTGTGTGC
Proteins encoded in this region:
- a CDS encoding ATP-binding cassette domain-containing protein, with the translated sequence MMIAERGVRASARGVLSLHHIGKTYPRVMPRSKRGVWGMFGHPGRRAVDDAHTAHGPCSGARETDAAEHSVLSDVNLSFFTGEIHALLGKNGAGKSTLAHILSGFCVPTHGQLRLDGKEQRFSVPFDALRAGIGIVHQQPVFAERATVFENVVMGSAALTGVRWVRRAQVRERIDRIIAQWRMPLKKEEYVACLSADKRFFVSLLCVLFRNPRFIILDEPRCAPAQSRAVFFSHLEEFFVRSSHAPRCGGGVIVVTHRFADALRWAQRISLIEGGKACSFLRTDLLDEYCSAHQVNECIQKVSCALMSASTVTSSAVSSFSSLSDTQSCATVPRTSSARPWVLRVESLQVSKHADVPLTDISFSVAASAIIGIVGTPEDGVHVLEDILCDMHAGASRTHCTGNILLQEHDQVWCLPLQRNTPSLLRAHGVACVPSNCIQRGASMQLTLFDLLVPYTLRTWRTRVRAQMRFVARLLAEEEIYCDPLQPACTLSGGQLQRVILARELATRPRLLILAEPAEGLDSASEQRLLARLRQVAQAGTALVLLAREQHQAQWRALCTERFLLRAGTLCAEVSGTPSPSQDSHT